TACATGCAGATGCAGTCTGGTGGCAGCACTGAACTGGTGTTGCATTGCATCACGAAACACTGAGAGTTTACATAGGCCCAAGCAACTTGTATGTGCAGCCTGAGTTCATATGTATTGTATGATGATTGCTTTTGTCTTGTAAGTGACTTTGAATGAATTTGGTATGTGTTTTTAAAGATCAGTAGTTTACTTACTATATGTCTGTTTAAAAGATGGTTACTATATAGTTAGTTATAGGTAATGAATGCCTGTCTCTTGTTTTTTGATTGACCACCATTTGGTAATCCTATATTTTCTTTGCTGCATTAGCATATCTGAAATTTGAGCATGCTTTTTAAAAGAATTTGTCTTTCTTTTAATTAATATGTCATATTATACCAACCAATTTGTTGATATTTTAAAAAACATGACTTGAAataatttgatattaaaaaataccAACATGTTTTGAAACAGAATAAGATATTTGTAACTGAATATAAGATGGTAGAACCAACCAATATGTCGAGAAGACTTCTGATAACCTTACTGGAGCAGACTGCTGGCAAATCATTAGAAGTTGGGTGAATGCACTCAAACAATCACCACCCAATGACGTCAAGCGTGAAGCTGCTTGATCCTTCTTTATTGCTCCTTCTAACTCTTCACCTACATCACCTTCCCTCCTAGCTTCCACATCTTCACTAATTTCACTCAAAATTCCTTCATCTTTTATGTGAAGCGCATCAAAAGATGTGAGGATGCTATTCTCATTTAAGTCTGACCTCAAACTGTTATCTGCAGGCTGTGAAGTAATGCTTCTCAGATAAGAAGTAAAATTCACAGGGATCCTTGACCATGAAGCCCTTTCTGGGGTTTTTTCGATTGAAGCATTGGAACTACTGCAACTGCTTTGCCACGAGGGAATTAATGGTGTTTCTATAATCTTAAACAGTGGCTTGGAGGACCCATATCTAGAAGCAAGCTTGGAGATTCTCCATCTCTCCAAAATTGCTGGTAAATCATGCACAACAATGTCCTGTTTTGTGCCCATGACCCAAGTGCCAAAGTGCTTGGGAGAAGGGCTCTCCTCCAACAGCTCAAATGAGTCAACTTCTTGGAAGTAGGCCTTCTCCTTTGTGAAATCTGGAGGCTCCTGCCCAGCCTTCTTCTGTAAAACAGGCCACAAAAACAAACTAAAATATGTTAACATCCCCACCAATCCAAACTTAAAAGCATAGTTTGGTAATCGAAGTCATACTGCACGTTGACCCTGCTTCGGTATCCTTGGTGCTCCTTTCTGTTTAGGTTGGTGCCTAAGATTCACCCCAGCAGCAACAACAATACTTTCCCTTCCTCTGTTGATAGAATAATGGATGAACACGAATCTCTTAATCGAAACCATGTTAAAAGTAAAATCATATTTATACAAAATCCAACAATGTAGACATGATTCAAAAATAGTAAACTAAAGCTACTAACTTCCCAATCAAAAACCCTCAAAGACCAATACAAACGTCTATTCAAGCACTGTTAAAGGCAAAAGGCACCATTTTGAAGTAATCATTTTACAACCtaagaagaaaactgaaattaaaggtactacttccaaatcagatatctTAAAGATCATTAAGAGCCCTCAATTCAAGCATAGATAAAAGCAAAAGGCACCACTTTTACTAGTAATTTAGCATATGAAGTTAATATAAATGACAAAAAGATGGTATTTTGAGGCAGACCTGATGGAAAGGGAACGGTTCCAGCTAGTCCTCTTGCTCGGCCCAAAGCTCATTCGGTTCTCCTTACTTGATCGGCTTCTTTAGGTGAAACATAAACCAAAAATGCGAAAATTAGCACTAAGATAGGAAATCCCATACAAGCCAGTGAGATCGGAGATCAATTTGCGCTTACATCTGTACATCTCTAGAGTCCGTGGGTTCTGCTCTTCTTCTCCCATAGACCACGGAGATTTGAGTCTTAGGTTGTGGCTGTTGCTGTTCTTCTTCGTGGGATGTGATCTCCGCCCAGAGATCGCTTCCGGTGCCTGGAGAGACGGGAGATTAAGGTGGAAAATGGGGAAGATTTCGGGGAATAAAGGAGATCAAGAGGGAGAAATTAGGGTTTCCGTTGCTACCTCTCCGAGAAGCCATCACGAGAAAGAGGAGGGTAGACAGAGCGAGACGAGAAGAAAAGAGGGGGATCTAAAGAACCCTcggggcgagagagagagagagagagagtttttgaaaGTGGTTTCCCTCTAACGTCTACATCGGCCATTGGGCCTAAAAATGCACAGCCCAAATGCAATGCCAGCCACTAGTGGACCGGGAACAATCCAAAGTTTCACTTTAATTTGTATGACCTAGAAATTATGTAACTAGATAGGTAGCATTACCTATCAAATAGTAtactatttaattttattttgataatatagtattatctatttttatgtattttatgtaaaattttaattaatttattaaatagatttatCTTCTTTATATATGAAGAAAACTCTAGAATGGGCAATGTTGAAGTGATACTCCTAATTAGTGAAGCTTCTAACTACTTTATTTACCAAGATAGAGACAAAGAGAGGAGACCAAGTCAAAAGAGACTGGGAGAATACCTTTTCTCATATCTTCtctctgcctctctctctctctctctctctctctctctctctctcgcaagAAATGTACATAGCATGTATAAGATATTCATATTcttaaatagaaaaattatttaatcaatggaGATAATTAGCGTGGATAATACAAAGGAATTGcttcatataataatttttaattatttctataaaattttcaataaaaCCCACAATGTTACTATAGTGAATATAATTATTGTAGAGTAATTGAGGGTTACAAATTCTAACTTGGATCGACCAAAAAACTCAATCTTGTCCAAGATAAAAGGATGTGGGTGCAAGTTTGGGTTGCTTATGACCAACTTGATTGTACATACATCTACTTTAAATTTAGTTTGCAAATCCAATGAGTTGCCATAGGAacagaacaaaaatcatatgggatgggcactataaaatatcatataagaCAGGCTTCATAGTTTACCACATTTCTCTTAATAGCAATATTAAAGAATAAGTCTAAAAGTCAAAGATTTTTCTACTAACGGAATTATAAGTCCAATAATTaagatatacatattttttaaatttttagcatATACTTTTTAGTAATATATACTATATGACCATATAATGCACACTAAATATATAACTAGTTGATATGTACTATAAACTTTTTTTGATACACATCCAGTAATGATCTAATATACAAATATAGCTAATTTGATATATAGTTTATCAAACTTAATATTCGTCAATATACAATATATAACTAATTGATATACACCTAGTAATATATTCATCCGATATCCTAATACACACCTCTAGATAAAatgatatataattttcaaaatatagtaTTCATCAGTACACAGCACATGAATAAATGATACGTACTAAACAGCTTACTGATATATACTATAAGCTTTTTTGATATATATCCTACAAcgatccaatatatatatatacagataaattgatacatagtttactgAACTTAATATCAATTAGTACATAATATATAGTCAATTGATACACACCTAGCAAAATTTTATTCGATGTCCCTATATATACCTATAGGTAAAATGATATATAGTTTTCGTGAACTTTTAATGcaagaattttagaaaaaaaaattagaagaggagaaagagactCAAGGAAGACCTCATGGATAGAAAAGATGGCACGTGGGATttagaagaggaaaaagaaactccagaaaaaaaattttatagttggAAGAAATGGCTTGAAAAGGAAGATAATGGATGGAGAGATTTgatgaggaagaaaaagaatataGACGATCATGAAAGATCTCTCTTAGacgtatatttttttttaattttaattatgaaactAACAAACTCCATTAGTAGGAGAAATTTAATCTCTATTTGACTTCTAGGTTTCTTCTTTAAAAtgcgaaaaaaaaaatatggcatgAAACTAGGCCCGCCTCATATGATGGCCTATAATgcccgccccatatgatttttgctcATAAGAACATGAAAAACCTAGTATTATTAAGGATACAAGTTATAGTAAAATTGGAAATGGGTTATGGGTTGCATAATGAAGAATATAGTtgcattaattataaaaaaaataatagaaaatgaaaagaaaagtgaTGAGGGTTGTGTTTAGAATATGAGATTTTTTCTTGGCTGTTCCAAATTCTAGATAATGATTTTCTTTTTAAAGGTATACAACTTACAAATGAAGCCTTAATTCGAATAGGAGATCAGATCAAGTTCATGAAAAATAAATGGTTCAAGAATGACTATATATTTTTCAATCCAAATATCAATGAAATGGACTTTGGTTGGTGTTCTTGATTGAGAGTATGTTGTTCTTCGTCTTTTCCCAACCCTAATTTTTATCTAACCTAAACCCAACCTAGCTTGACCCATAACCACCCCTTAAATAACTAATAGAATAAGTTAACACCAAATTGTTCCTAAGCTTCTATTTAGCAAACTAGTCAGGAAGAGGATAAGCCTTATTTAATGAGTTTTGTTGCAAGCTAGAGCCTAATTTCAAGATTCAAGTTTGAACCAAATATCTATTATTAATGGATAGGTCGAAGCCTAGCCTAGTAACAGTAGCATGTTTGATAGTAGGTAAGATTCAAATTAAGTTTTAGAAATCTATATCCAAATTTGATCGATATCTTGGAGTCTATGATTATATGTCAACAGTATTGAGTAGAAAATATTATTGATCTTTCGGCCTTTTTGTTTTGTTGGAGATCTATATGTTCTGCTTAATCAAGTAAAAGAAAAGAGATAAAAATCATTGCTTTTATTGTGCTACATTAATGATTTTAATGGCCTTTTGttaattatagatattaaaaattaattttctatgtAATTACTAATGTTAGTTTGTCATAAAGATTCTTATTGATCAAACAACATCTTTATTTGATAGTTTCACTATTCATATACTTAAGATATAAATACATAAAACTAGTATAAATCCATATATCATCTCAAAATAATATTGTCTTCTATGAATATCAACGTAATGAAACAAAATCTTTGCTATCATTTGTTTTCTGTTCTAATAGGTAATGGTAGATCCATTATAATTAATCAAAAAGTTTGtttcaaggaaaaaaaaattaatttgctaTGTATTAGGCTAATGaccattaattttatttaaatagtaaaaaggCTAGCAAAGGAAGTTTTTCACCAGGGAAACCACAACATTGAAAGCTTGCCTAAGGGATTTAAGAAAAGTAGTGGATCACTAGCaacttatgaagaaaaaaaatcatgggaGTGCCTTCAAAAAGGAGCTTGGGAGCCAGTGGTATAGTGATTAAATTTAAAGAAAGTGACCAAATAAGTATTCATACTATCAAACTTCAAAGTTATGGATTAATGAATTCTGGatagattttatgattttattaggCTAATGGATATTAATTTcattaaaatagtaaaaaaagcagaaaaggagtttttttttttttttattagggAAACTGTAACATCGAAATCTTGCCTTAGGGATTTAGAAAAAACAATTGATCACTAGCAATGAAGGAAGTAAAAAATTCATGGGAGTATCTTGGGAGGGCGTTTGATAGCTAGTAGAGTGGTTAAACTTAAAGATGGTGGCCAAATAAGTATCCTTAGTATCAAACTTCAAAGCTATGGACTGGAAGATGGTCTTCGAACAATGGATGAAATGTAAATTAATGCTACGATTGTCAATTATTTTCACACTAGCTAGAATATTCATAACTCTGATGTTTCTATTGATCTGCCTATTTGTGACAGCATGTACTAATCAGCTGAATTTTTAGCTCACACAAGAAATTAGTGATTTAGAAATTGAAGAAGCTTCGAGACAATTGCCTTATGATAGAGCTCCAGAGCCAAATGGATTCTAGCAGTTGTTTTTTAGATGTTTTTGGTCTCCTATTAAAAAGGATATTATTGCTACCGTAAAAGTTCTCTACCTCTAAAATTGAAATGTAAATTAATGCTACCATTATCAATTATTTTCACACTAGCTAGAACATTCATAACTCTGATGTTTCTATTGATCTACCTATTTGTAATAGCATGCACTAATCAGCTGAACTTTTAGCTCACATAAGAAATTAGTGATTTAGAAATTGAAGAAGCTTCGAGACAATTACCTTCTGATAGAGCTCCAGAGCCAAATAGATTCTAGCAGTTGTTTTCTAGATGTTTTTGGTCTACTATTAAAAAAGATATTATTGCTACCGTAAAAGAAGTTCTCTACCTCTAAAAAGTCCAAGAATTGGAAATCAACTTTTACTATTCTACTTCCGTAAAAGGAAGGCCCAAAGGAGGTGAAGGACTATCACCTAATCAGCTTGTGTGTTACTTTATACAAAATTGTCACTAAAATTCTAGTTAATCGTTTGAAGATACTTACGCCAAATTTAGTCTCCACAGAACAAGGTGCATTTGTTCCACATAGGAATATATCTGACAGTGTTATGATTGCCCAGGAGATTTTTCATTCTATGAAGACCGGCCGCGATAAGAAAAGCTTTAATAACTACCAAAGCAGACACGGAAAAAGCCTATGATCAAATGTCAT
Above is a genomic segment from Elaeis guineensis isolate ETL-2024a chromosome 1, EG11, whole genome shotgun sequence containing:
- the LOC105061506 gene encoding serine/threonine-protein kinase haspin homolog isoform X2, which translates into the protein MASRRGTGSDLWAEITSHEEEQQQPQPKTQISVVYGRRRAEPTDSRDVQIRSSKENRMSFGPSKRTSWNRSLSIRGRESIVVAAGVNLRHQPKQKGAPRIPKQGQRAKKAGQEPPDFTKEKAYFQEVDSFELLEESPSPKHFGTWVMGTKQDIVVHDLPAILERWRISKLASRYGSSKPLFKIIETPLIPSWQSSCSSSNASIEKTPERASWSRIPVNFTSYLRSITSQPADNSLRSDLNENSILTSFDALHIKDEGILSEISEDVEARREGDVGEELEGAIKKDQAASRLTSLGGDCLSAFTQLLMICQQSAPVRLSEVFSTYCDPSSIVKIGEGTYGEAFKAGETVCKIVPIDGDLLVNGEVQKKSEEVLEEVLLSLTLNSLRGQQGEANCKNACTGFIETKDCRVCQGAYDAGLVSAWENWDAKHGSENDHPKEFSEEQCYIVFVLADGGRDLESFVLLNFDEARGLLVQVTAALAVAETACEFEHRDLHWGNILLTRNEVTSMNFTLQGKKISAKTFGLTASIIDFTLSRINTGEAILFLDLSADPGLFEGPKGDKQSETYRKMKEVTEECWEGSFPKTNVLWLMYLVDILLTKKSFNRTAKDERELRSFKKRLNSYESAKDSLSDPFFSDLLFDHLL
- the LOC105061506 gene encoding serine/threonine-protein kinase haspin homolog isoform X1 yields the protein MASRRGTGSDLWAEITSHEEEQQQPQPKTQISVVYGRRRAEPTDSRDVQISRSSKENRMSFGPSKRTSWNRSLSIRGRESIVVAAGVNLRHQPKQKGAPRIPKQGQRAKKAGQEPPDFTKEKAYFQEVDSFELLEESPSPKHFGTWVMGTKQDIVVHDLPAILERWRISKLASRYGSSKPLFKIIETPLIPSWQSSCSSSNASIEKTPERASWSRIPVNFTSYLRSITSQPADNSLRSDLNENSILTSFDALHIKDEGILSEISEDVEARREGDVGEELEGAIKKDQAASRLTSLGGDCLSAFTQLLMICQQSAPVRLSEVFSTYCDPSSIVKIGEGTYGEAFKAGETVCKIVPIDGDLLVNGEVQKKSEEVLEEVLLSLTLNSLRGQQGEANCKNACTGFIETKDCRVCQGAYDAGLVSAWENWDAKHGSENDHPKEFSEEQCYIVFVLADGGRDLESFVLLNFDEARGLLVQVTAALAVAETACEFEHRDLHWGNILLTRNEVTSMNFTLQGKKISAKTFGLTASIIDFTLSRINTGEAILFLDLSADPGLFEGPKGDKQSETYRKMKEVTEECWEGSFPKTNVLWLMYLVDILLTKKSFNRTAKDERELRSFKKRLNSYESAKDSLSDPFFSDLLFDHLL